The following coding sequences are from one Wenzhouxiangella sp. AB-CW3 window:
- a CDS encoding M48 family metallopeptidase — MTIERSHIEVSGIDVEIRRKAIKNLHVGVYPPDGKVRVAAPAHLDDEAVRLAIVSRLSWIRRQRKSFVEQERQSPRDMVTGESHYFAGRRYRLDVIEHAGRPAVRLRGNHTLELKVSPGTDQKQRRHILERWYRQALKSRIPELLARWEPIVNAKVSECRVKKMKTKWGSCNAQAGRIWLNLELAKKPESCVEYILVHEMIHFFERHHNERFRELMDLFMPDWRTRRDQLNAQPLAHENWTY, encoded by the coding sequence ATGACTATTGAGCGCAGCCATATCGAGGTCAGCGGCATCGACGTGGAGATTCGCCGCAAGGCGATCAAGAATCTGCATGTGGGCGTCTATCCGCCCGATGGCAAGGTGCGGGTGGCTGCGCCTGCGCACCTGGACGATGAAGCTGTCCGGCTGGCGATCGTGTCACGCTTGAGCTGGATCCGGCGCCAACGGAAGAGCTTTGTCGAGCAAGAGCGTCAGTCTCCCAGGGACATGGTGACCGGCGAGAGCCATTACTTTGCTGGTCGGCGATATCGCCTCGACGTGATCGAGCACGCGGGCCGGCCGGCGGTCAGGTTGAGAGGCAACCACACGCTCGAGTTGAAGGTGTCTCCTGGCACCGATCAGAAACAGCGTCGCCATATTCTCGAGCGCTGGTATCGTCAGGCGCTCAAGTCACGAATCCCTGAGTTGCTGGCGCGTTGGGAACCCATCGTGAATGCAAAAGTCAGCGAGTGTCGGGTGAAGAAAATGAAAACCAAATGGGGCAGTTGCAATGCTCAAGCTGGGCGAATCTGGCTGAACCTGGAGCTGGCGAAAAAGCCTGAATCCTGTGTCGAGTACATCCTCGTCCATGAAATGATTCATTTCTTCGAGCGGCACCACAACGAACGCTTCCGAGAGCTGATGGACCTCTTCATGCCGGACTGGCGTACCCGACGTGACCAGTTGAATGCTCAGCCGCTGGCGCACGAGAACTGGACGTACTGA
- a CDS encoding type I restriction endonuclease subunit R, whose amino-acid sequence MSTVGQRERHTQQQVLRFFQDELDYRYLGDWKDRAGNCNIEEDLLRDWLARQGHDERVISRVLRELDQAAAIAGSKTLYDANRAVYEKLRYGVHVKPSVQEQTVTIWLIDWENPENNDFAVAEEVTVAGANTKRPDVVLYVNGIALGVLELKRSTVAVAEGIRQSLDNQKPEFIQSFFATAQLVMAGNPTEGLRYGVIETPEKFWMEWKEPSEIDDPLARGLHQLCRQERLLEIVHDFMVFDAGIKKTCRHNQFFGVRAAQDHVQRRQGGIIWHTQGSGKSLTMVWLAKWIRENVQDARVLVITDRTELDEQIEKVFKGVDEDIHRTRSGADLIDVLNRSDEWLIASLIHKFGASEEGDVDAFIQDMRSHLPKGFRAKGSLFVFVDECHRTQSGKLHEAMKALLPEAMLIGFTGTPLLKKDKRKSIEVFGPYIHSYKFDEAVRDGVVLDLRYEARDIDQHVTSQDKIDQWFELKTQGLNDYARAQLKKRWGTLQKVLSSRDRLEKIVSDILWDMATRDRLMSGHGNAMLVAGSIYAACRLYEMFEKTELKGKCAIVTSYAPSTADIKGEATGEGETEKLHQYAIYRRMLAEHFNEPEDSAVNKVDTFEQEVKKRFIDEPGQMKLLIVVDKLLTGFDAPPATYLYIDKQMRDHGLFQAICRVNRLHTEDKEVGYIVDYKDLFKSLEQSIQDYTGGAFDAFDADDVEGLLEDRLEKARERLEETREAVKALCEAVDPPRDSPAYRRYFIGPSDAPEVQKENEPRRLALYKHVGAFLRAYADLANEMQQAGYSEAEAATIKAEVEHYEKVREEVKLASGDYIDMKMYEPAMRHLLDTYIRADESEKLSAFDDMTLVELVVERGEEAVDSLPASISGDREAMAETIENNVRRLIIDEMAVNPKYYEKMSELLDALIEQRRKEALEYKEYLRRIVELTRKAARRESESRYPTGIDTPAQQALYDNLGQDSALALSLDEKIRSVKKADWRGNRFKEREVRNAIAYVLETQARESEIPDQDAVFELVKNQHDY is encoded by the coding sequence ATGAGCACCGTCGGCCAACGAGAACGCCACACACAGCAACAGGTGCTGCGCTTCTTCCAGGACGAGCTGGATTATCGCTACCTGGGCGACTGGAAGGACCGCGCCGGCAACTGCAATATCGAGGAAGACCTGCTGCGCGACTGGCTGGCGCGGCAGGGCCATGATGAGCGCGTGATCAGCCGTGTGCTCCGCGAGCTGGACCAGGCGGCGGCGATCGCCGGCAGCAAGACCCTCTATGACGCGAACCGTGCTGTGTACGAGAAGCTGCGCTACGGGGTGCACGTCAAGCCGTCGGTGCAGGAGCAGACGGTCACGATCTGGCTGATCGACTGGGAGAATCCAGAAAACAACGATTTCGCCGTGGCCGAGGAGGTCACGGTGGCCGGGGCCAATACCAAGCGCCCGGATGTAGTGCTTTACGTCAACGGCATCGCTCTGGGCGTGCTGGAACTGAAGCGCTCCACCGTGGCGGTGGCCGAGGGCATCCGCCAGAGCCTGGACAACCAGAAACCCGAGTTTATCCAATCCTTTTTCGCCACGGCGCAGCTGGTGATGGCCGGTAACCCCACCGAGGGCCTGCGTTACGGGGTGATCGAGACGCCCGAGAAGTTCTGGATGGAATGGAAGGAGCCGTCCGAGATCGACGACCCCTTGGCGCGCGGGCTGCACCAGCTCTGCCGCCAGGAGCGGCTGCTGGAGATCGTGCACGACTTCATGGTCTTCGACGCCGGCATCAAGAAGACCTGCCGCCACAACCAGTTCTTCGGCGTACGTGCTGCGCAGGATCATGTGCAGCGTCGCCAGGGCGGCATCATCTGGCACACCCAGGGCAGCGGCAAGTCGCTGACCATGGTGTGGCTGGCGAAATGGATTCGCGAAAACGTGCAGGACGCCAGGGTGCTGGTGATCACCGACCGCACCGAGCTTGACGAGCAGATCGAAAAGGTCTTCAAGGGCGTGGACGAGGATATCCACCGCACCCGGAGCGGCGCGGACCTGATCGATGTGCTCAATCGCAGCGACGAGTGGCTGATCGCTTCCCTGATCCACAAGTTCGGCGCCTCGGAGGAAGGCGATGTCGACGCCTTTATCCAGGATATGCGCAGCCACCTGCCGAAAGGCTTTCGGGCCAAGGGTAGTCTGTTCGTGTTCGTCGACGAGTGCCACCGCACCCAGTCCGGCAAGCTGCATGAGGCGATGAAGGCCCTGCTGCCCGAGGCCATGCTGATTGGTTTCACCGGTACGCCACTACTGAAGAAGGACAAGCGCAAGAGCATCGAAGTCTTCGGCCCCTACATCCACAGCTACAAGTTCGACGAGGCGGTGCGTGACGGCGTCGTGCTGGACCTGCGCTATGAAGCGCGGGATATCGACCAGCATGTCACCTCACAGGACAAGATCGACCAGTGGTTCGAGCTCAAGACCCAGGGCCTGAACGACTACGCCCGCGCCCAGCTCAAGAAGCGCTGGGGCACACTGCAGAAGGTGCTCAGTTCACGAGACCGGCTGGAGAAGATCGTCTCCGACATTCTCTGGGACATGGCCACCCGCGACCGGCTGATGAGTGGCCACGGCAACGCCATGCTGGTGGCCGGCAGCATCTATGCGGCCTGCCGATTGTACGAGATGTTCGAGAAGACCGAGCTGAAGGGCAAGTGCGCCATTGTCACTTCCTATGCACCCTCCACCGCCGATATCAAGGGCGAGGCCACCGGCGAGGGCGAGACCGAGAAGCTGCACCAGTATGCGATCTACCGGCGCATGCTGGCCGAGCACTTCAACGAGCCGGAAGACTCGGCCGTCAACAAGGTGGATACCTTCGAGCAGGAGGTAAAGAAGCGCTTCATTGATGAGCCCGGCCAGATGAAGCTGCTGATTGTGGTCGACAAGCTGCTCACCGGCTTCGACGCCCCACCGGCCACCTACCTCTACATCGACAAGCAGATGCGCGACCACGGCCTGTTCCAGGCCATCTGCCGGGTCAATCGCCTGCACACCGAGGACAAGGAGGTCGGCTACATCGTCGACTACAAGGACCTGTTCAAGTCCCTGGAGCAATCCATCCAGGACTACACCGGGGGCGCGTTTGATGCCTTCGATGCGGACGACGTGGAAGGGCTGCTGGAGGATCGGCTGGAAAAGGCACGGGAACGCCTGGAAGAGACCCGCGAAGCGGTCAAGGCGCTATGCGAGGCCGTGGACCCGCCCAGGGACAGTCCCGCCTACCGGCGCTATTTCATCGGCCCCAGCGATGCGCCCGAGGTGCAGAAGGAGAACGAGCCCAGGCGTCTGGCCCTGTACAAACACGTTGGCGCTTTCCTGCGCGCCTATGCCGACCTGGCCAACGAAATGCAGCAGGCCGGCTACAGCGAGGCCGAGGCCGCCACGATCAAGGCGGAAGTCGAGCACTACGAAAAGGTTAGGGAAGAGGTCAAGCTGGCCAGCGGCGATTACATCGATATGAAGATGTACGAGCCGGCCATGCGGCATCTGCTGGACACTTACATCCGCGCGGATGAGAGCGAGAAGCTCTCGGCCTTTGACGATATGACGTTGGTGGAACTGGTGGTCGAACGCGGAGAAGAAGCAGTGGACAGCCTGCCGGCATCCATCTCGGGTGATCGCGAGGCCATGGCAGAGACCATCGAGAACAACGTGCGCCGGCTGATCATCGACGAAATGGCCGTCAACCCGAAGTACTACGAGAAGATGTCCGAGCTGCTGGATGCCCTGATCGAGCAACGGCGCAAGGAAGCCCTTGAGTACAAGGAATATCTGCGCCGTATCGTGGAACTGACGCGGAAAGCGGCGCGGCGGGAAAGTGAAAGTCGCTATCCCACTGGCATTGATACACCGGCACAACAGGCGCTGTATGACAACCTGGGTCAGGACAGCGCGCTCGCCCTGAGTCTTGACGAGAAGATCCGGTCGGTGAAAAAAGCAGACTGGCGGGGGAACAGATTCAAGGAGCGCGAAGTGCGGAACGCCATCGCCTACGTCCTCGAAACCCAGGCCCGGGAAAGCGAGATTCCCGACCAGGATGCGGTTTTTGAACTGGTGAAGAACCAGCATGACTATTGA
- a CDS encoding macro domain-containing protein produces MIEHTQGNLLSADAEALVNTVNCVGYMGKGIALQFKQAFPENFKAYQRACKAEEVRPGRMFVFETGNLVNPRYIINFPTKNHWRGKSRMQDIEQGLQDLIAVIRRLNIRSVAIPPLGSGLGGLNWLEVKPRIEAAFADLADVHVLLYEPKGAPEAARMLVRTKRPHWTVARALFISLMDRYGELDYRRTLLEIQKLAYFLQEAGEGLRLRYEKGLYGPYAHNLNKVLETLEGHYTRGFGDSQKPDTEIELMDGAVDEAERFLAEYQESRERLDQVTELIAGFETPYGMELLSSVHWVAAHDERLVSNADEAVEAVHAWNDRKRSMFQPKHIRVAWRHLEDHGWLGLDQAASRGPGSGNAGRPR; encoded by the coding sequence ATGATTGAGCATACACAAGGCAACCTGCTCAGCGCTGACGCGGAAGCGCTGGTCAACACGGTGAATTGCGTTGGCTACATGGGCAAAGGAATTGCCCTGCAGTTCAAGCAGGCGTTTCCGGAGAATTTCAAGGCGTATCAGCGGGCGTGCAAGGCGGAAGAGGTGCGGCCCGGAAGGATGTTCGTATTCGAGACCGGGAACCTGGTCAATCCCCGCTATATCATCAACTTTCCGACCAAGAATCACTGGCGGGGCAAGTCCCGCATGCAGGATATCGAGCAAGGCTTGCAGGACCTCATCGCTGTTATCCGGAGGCTAAACATTCGCTCGGTTGCGATCCCGCCGCTTGGCAGCGGACTGGGGGGATTGAATTGGCTGGAAGTAAAGCCGCGAATCGAGGCGGCGTTTGCCGATCTTGCGGACGTTCATGTATTGCTCTATGAACCCAAGGGTGCGCCCGAAGCAGCCCGCATGCTGGTCAGGACCAAGCGCCCGCATTGGACGGTGGCGCGTGCCCTTTTCATCAGCCTGATGGATCGCTATGGGGAGCTGGATTACCGCCGGACGCTACTGGAGATACAGAAGCTTGCCTACTTCCTGCAGGAGGCCGGGGAAGGACTAAGGCTACGTTACGAAAAAGGGCTTTATGGCCCTTACGCGCACAACCTGAACAAAGTGCTGGAGACCCTGGAAGGGCATTACACGCGCGGATTTGGTGACAGTCAGAAGCCCGATACTGAAATTGAATTGATGGACGGCGCGGTCGACGAGGCTGAACGGTTTCTGGCTGAATACCAGGAGTCCCGGGAGCGCCTGGACCAGGTCACAGAACTCATCGCAGGCTTCGAAACGCCATACGGAATGGAGCTGCTGTCCAGCGTGCATTGGGTTGCAGCGCATGATGAGCGGCTGGTCAGTAATGCGGATGAGGCCGTGGAAGCGGTTCATGCCTGGAATGACCGAAAGCGGAGCATGTTCCAGCCGAAGCACATCAGGGTCGCATGGCGGCATTTGGAGGATCACGGTTGGCTGGGTCTCGATCAGGCTGCCTCGCGCGGGCCGGGTTCAGGGAACGCTGGAAGGCCGAGGTAA
- a CDS encoding DUF1524 domain-containing protein: protein MTRDLYNFRSRSYWLRRLENHDRKERVPVDEYTIEHILPQNENLSREWQHALGEDWKRIQETWLHTLGNLTLTGYNAEYSDRPFAKKRDMKGGFKESPLRVNEGLGALESWDETTIQKRAERLANVAVTVWQAPSVSEDVLSAYRSEKEPQTSYSLDDHPQLEEGAPMRELFEALRKEVLALDPGVTEEILKLYIAFKAETNFVDVVPQKSRLRLSLNMAFYELHDPKQLAKDVTNLGRWGNGDVEIGLSSSDDLPYVMGLVRQAFEKQMGDLEVAG, encoded by the coding sequence ATGACTCGGGATCTGTACAACTTCCGCAGCCGCAGCTACTGGTTGCGTCGGTTGGAAAATCACGACAGAAAGGAACGGGTGCCGGTGGATGAATACACGATCGAGCATATCCTGCCGCAGAACGAGAACCTTTCTCGAGAATGGCAGCACGCCTTGGGCGAAGACTGGAAACGTATCCAGGAGACCTGGTTGCATACCCTTGGGAACCTGACCTTGACTGGCTACAACGCCGAGTACAGTGATCGGCCCTTTGCCAAAAAGCGGGATATGAAGGGCGGCTTCAAGGAGAGCCCGTTGCGTGTCAATGAAGGTCTGGGTGCACTGGAGAGCTGGGACGAGACCACGATACAAAAGCGTGCTGAGCGATTGGCGAATGTCGCCGTCACGGTCTGGCAGGCACCCAGTGTGAGCGAGGATGTGCTCTCAGCCTACCGGTCCGAGAAAGAGCCTCAGACGAGCTACAGTCTGGACGATCACCCGCAACTCGAAGAAGGCGCACCCATGCGGGAGCTATTCGAGGCCTTGCGCAAGGAAGTGTTGGCACTGGACCCGGGTGTGACCGAGGAGATCCTCAAGCTCTATATCGCCTTCAAGGCCGAGACGAATTTCGTGGATGTGGTCCCGCAGAAGAGCCGGCTGCGCCTTTCGCTCAACATGGCATTTTATGAGCTGCACGACCCGAAACAGTTAGCCAAGGACGTGACGAATCTCGGCCGCTGGGGGAACGGAGACGTGGAGATCGGGCTGAGTTCATCGGATGATCTGCCTTACGTTATGGGACTGGTACGCCAGGCCTTCGAGAAGCAGATGGGCGATCTGGAGGTGGCGGGATGA
- a CDS encoding DUF262 domain-containing protein, whose translation MKATEAKLLDFLKKSPQFIIPIYQRTYSWTEPQCRQLWDDVLRAGSNDAISAHFIGSIVYIEQGLYQVSSQSPLLVIDGQQRLTTAMLMIEALCRHLGDDEPIEGFSAKKLRNYYLLNPLEEGERGFKLLLTETDKDSLLALFRQKPLPPEGSLRIEENFEWFEQQVKRLDDLGPLCRGLAKLVIVDIALSRDQDNPQLIFESMNSTGRELSQADLIRNFVLMGLEPEHQKRLYQDHWRPMELDFGQEGYGSHFDWFMRHYLTVRTGDIPKIGDVYEAFKAFARAPKQAGQGVDALVADIHAFSGYYCAMALGKESDKLLAEAFRDLRELKVDVAYLFCWSYTRIIRLGCCSGKTSSMPFVWWRRMYSDARFARFRPTP comes from the coding sequence ATGAAGGCGACGGAAGCTAAGCTGCTAGATTTCCTTAAGAAATCGCCGCAGTTCATCATACCGATTTACCAGCGTACCTATTCCTGGACGGAGCCTCAGTGCCGGCAACTCTGGGATGATGTGCTCCGTGCCGGTTCGAACGATGCCATCAGTGCTCACTTCATCGGTTCCATTGTCTACATCGAGCAGGGCTTGTATCAAGTGTCCAGCCAGTCGCCGCTGTTGGTAATCGACGGCCAGCAAAGGCTGACGACGGCCATGTTGATGATTGAGGCGCTATGCCGCCATCTTGGAGACGATGAGCCAATTGAAGGTTTTTCGGCGAAGAAGCTGCGCAACTACTACCTGCTGAATCCGCTTGAGGAGGGAGAGCGCGGGTTCAAACTGCTGCTGACCGAGACGGACAAGGATAGCCTGCTGGCGCTTTTTCGGCAGAAACCCCTGCCACCAGAGGGGTCGCTGCGCATCGAGGAGAACTTTGAATGGTTCGAGCAGCAGGTGAAGCGCCTTGATGATTTGGGTCCGCTGTGTCGTGGGCTGGCCAAGCTCGTGATCGTTGATATAGCCCTGAGCCGCGATCAGGACAACCCCCAGCTCATCTTTGAAAGCATGAACTCCACTGGCCGGGAGCTGAGTCAGGCGGACCTGATCCGGAACTTTGTGCTGATGGGGCTTGAGCCGGAGCATCAAAAACGGCTTTACCAAGACCACTGGCGCCCGATGGAGCTGGACTTTGGGCAGGAGGGGTATGGTTCCCATTTCGATTGGTTCATGCGTCACTACCTGACGGTGCGAACAGGCGATATTCCCAAGATTGGCGATGTGTATGAAGCTTTCAAGGCGTTTGCTCGCGCGCCGAAACAGGCCGGACAGGGTGTCGACGCGTTGGTAGCCGATATCCATGCCTTTTCGGGATATTACTGTGCCATGGCGCTTGGCAAGGAGAGCGACAAGCTGTTGGCGGAGGCTTTTCGTGACCTGCGAGAACTGAAAGTGGATGTGGCCTACCTTTTTTGCTGGAGCTATACGAGGATTATCAGGCTGGGCTGCTGCAGCGGGAAGACTTCGTCGATGCCGTTCGTCTGGTGGAGGCGTATGTATTCCGACGCGCGGTTTGCGCGATTCCGACCAACTCCCTGA
- a CDS encoding restriction endonuclease subunit S codes for MAERSEAVEEQAVRDAPAGYKAAADVATREDVPPGYKRTEVGVIPRDWHSRSLQSVGIDPAVKAGPFGSSLTKASYSQSGYKVYGQEQVIRGDHHFGDYFIGEEKYRQLRSCSVRPRDVLISLVGTAGKALLIPDDAPPGIINPRLVRVRLNQEQVDPPFFKHLFESSQVQGALIGHAQGGTMDVLNARILRDLRLPIPMLFEQRAIATALSDADALIESLDRLIAKKRAIKQAAMQQLLTGQTRLPGFTGGWETKRLGDVGTFYKGQGIRRDDVSNEGVPCIRYGEIYTRYGDCVLTPESRIPKTVAEAAFPLRTGDILFAGSGETAEEIGMCVAYLGEQPAFAGGDIVVLRPNEGVSAYLGRLLNHPTIAQEKARLGQGDAVVHISARNLAQIEVQMPRQEEQTAIATVLSDIDTEIEALEHRRDKARQIKQGMMQQLLTGRVRLVEPELSKEATA; via the coding sequence ATGGCTGAGCGGAGCGAGGCAGTGGAAGAGCAGGCCGTGCGGGATGCGCCTGCCGGCTACAAGGCGGCGGCTGATGTCGCGACTAGGGAGGACGTGCCGCCTGGGTATAAGCGGACTGAGGTGGGGGTGATTCCAAGGGATTGGCATTCAAGGTCGCTTCAGTCGGTCGGGATTGATCCCGCAGTAAAAGCTGGACCATTCGGGTCGTCGCTTACTAAGGCGTCGTACAGTCAATCAGGATACAAAGTGTATGGCCAGGAACAGGTGATCCGCGGTGACCATCATTTTGGTGATTATTTCATCGGTGAAGAAAAATACCGTCAACTTCGAAGCTGCTCTGTTAGGCCAAGGGATGTTCTTATTAGCTTGGTAGGAACTGCGGGTAAGGCCCTGCTAATCCCTGATGATGCACCGCCAGGTATTATTAATCCTCGTTTGGTCAGAGTGCGACTCAATCAAGAACAGGTTGACCCGCCGTTTTTTAAGCATCTGTTCGAAAGCAGCCAAGTTCAGGGTGCATTGATTGGGCACGCCCAAGGCGGGACGATGGATGTGCTTAACGCAAGAATACTCAGAGACTTGCGTTTGCCAATCCCTATGTTGTTCGAACAACGCGCCATCGCCACCGCCCTCTCGGATGCGGACGCGCTGATCGAATCCCTCGACCGCCTGATCGCCAAAAAGCGCGCCATTAAACAGGCCGCCATGCAACAACTCCTCACCGGCCAGACCCGCCTGCCCGGCTTCACCGGTGGGTGGGAGACGAAGCGGTTGGGGGATGTTGGCACCTTCTACAAAGGACAAGGCATTCGGCGGGATGATGTCAGCAATGAAGGTGTTCCGTGCATTCGATACGGCGAGATTTACACGCGGTATGGTGATTGCGTCCTGACGCCGGAATCCCGCATTCCCAAAACCGTCGCTGAAGCCGCATTCCCATTGCGAACCGGAGATATTCTGTTCGCGGGATCGGGAGAAACAGCGGAAGAGATTGGTATGTGTGTCGCGTACCTGGGCGAACAACCAGCCTTCGCAGGCGGGGATATCGTGGTGTTGCGGCCAAACGAAGGCGTCTCTGCCTATCTGGGGCGTTTGCTCAACCATCCAACGATTGCCCAAGAGAAAGCCCGTCTAGGCCAAGGGGACGCCGTTGTTCACATCAGCGCAAGGAACCTCGCTCAGATTGAAGTGCAGATGCCACGACAGGAAGAACAAACCGCTATCGCCACCGTCCTCTCCGATATCGACACCGAAATCGAGGCCCTGGAACACCGCCGCGACAAGGCCCGCCAGATCAAGCAGGGCATGATGCAGCAGCTCCTCACCGGGCGGGTGCGACTGGTGGAGCCAGAGTTATCAAAGGAGGCAACTGCATGA
- a CDS encoding class I SAM-dependent DNA methyltransferase, producing the protein MALKKSQLYSSLWQSCDELRGGMDASQYKDYVLTLLFMKYVSDKKDSLIEVPDGGSFEDMVAVKQDKDNGDKINKIIGRLAEANDLKGVIDQADFNDETKLGSGKDMQDRLSKLVAIFDQLDLGANRADGDDLLGDAYEYLMRHFATESGKSKGQFYTPGEVSRVIAKVVGIGPDTRQDETLYDPTCGSGSLLLRAAYEAPQGVSIYGQENDNATWALAKMNMILHDYPTAEIWRGNTLSSPHFRNNSGPRPGSFFRDHHANPVGKGPDYYGGLKAFDYAVANPPFSAKSWTNGLDPANDEFGRFEYGIPPAKNGDYAFLLHLIKSLKSTGKGAIILPHGVLFRGHKEADIRRNLIRRGLIKGIIGLPANLFYGTGIPACILVIDKEHAASREHIFMIDASREFMKDGNKNRLRSRDIHKIVDVFNHQRELPGYARRVPLAEIANDANDFNLNIPRYIDAGEAEDRHDLYAHLNGGTPKRDVDALEPYWSVLPGLRQALFRDNGRPGYLEPRVDAREVKATVLGHAAFTAFAERVSGVTDDWQAAHRPDLYALQAGDKPRDVIHGLSEDLLQRFTDVPLLDRYAVYQRLMDYWADVMQDDVYLIAAEGWSEAARPRGVIENKERKIKEEPDLTVGSGKKAQKYKLDLIPPALVIARYFADEQARLDTLQAEAETATRELEEFIEEQDGEEDLLSEVKNDKGKVTKTEIPKRLKALKGEPEADDEIAALKQCKKLMDNEASAKKAVKDAQTELDQAVLARYAEFTEDEIKQLAVDDKWLADIRAAIESEVERITNQLAGRVRELEERYAEPLPDIEREVEALAAKVTGHLEKMGVRVDG; encoded by the coding sequence ATGGCACTCAAGAAATCCCAACTCTACTCCTCTCTCTGGCAGTCCTGCGACGAGCTGCGCGGCGGCATGGACGCCTCGCAGTACAAGGACTATGTGCTGACGCTGCTGTTCATGAAGTACGTCAGCGACAAGAAGGACTCGCTGATCGAGGTGCCCGATGGCGGCAGCTTCGAAGACATGGTGGCCGTCAAGCAGGACAAGGACAACGGCGACAAGATCAACAAGATCATCGGCCGGCTGGCCGAGGCCAACGACCTCAAGGGCGTCATCGACCAGGCGGACTTCAACGACGAGACCAAACTCGGCTCCGGCAAGGACATGCAGGACCGGTTGTCCAAGCTGGTGGCCATCTTTGACCAGCTTGATCTGGGCGCCAACCGTGCCGATGGCGACGACCTGCTGGGTGACGCCTACGAATACCTGATGCGCCACTTCGCCACCGAATCCGGCAAGAGCAAGGGCCAGTTCTATACCCCGGGCGAGGTCTCGCGGGTAATCGCGAAGGTGGTGGGCATCGGCCCGGATACGCGCCAGGACGAGACCCTGTATGACCCGACCTGTGGCTCGGGCTCGCTGCTGCTGCGCGCCGCCTACGAGGCGCCGCAGGGCGTGAGTATCTACGGCCAGGAAAACGACAACGCCACCTGGGCGCTGGCGAAGATGAACATGATCCTGCACGACTACCCAACAGCGGAAATCTGGCGGGGAAACACGCTGTCGTCGCCCCATTTCCGCAACAACTCAGGCCCCAGGCCCGGCTCCTTTTTTCGTGACCACCATGCAAACCCAGTCGGCAAGGGCCCTGATTACTATGGAGGCCTCAAGGCCTTCGACTACGCCGTCGCCAACCCGCCGTTCTCCGCCAAGTCCTGGACCAACGGCCTGGACCCGGCCAACGACGAGTTCGGCCGCTTCGAGTACGGCATCCCGCCGGCCAAAAACGGCGACTACGCCTTTCTGCTGCATCTGATCAAGTCGCTCAAGTCCACCGGCAAGGGCGCCATCATCCTGCCCCACGGCGTGCTTTTCCGCGGCCACAAGGAAGCCGACATCCGCCGCAACCTGATCCGGCGCGGGCTGATCAAGGGCATCATCGGCCTGCCGGCCAACCTGTTCTACGGCACCGGCATCCCCGCCTGCATCCTGGTCATCGACAAGGAACACGCCGCCAGTCGCGAGCACATCTTCATGATCGACGCCAGCCGCGAATTCATGAAGGACGGCAACAAGAACCGCCTGCGCTCGCGCGACATCCACAAGATCGTGGACGTGTTCAACCACCAGCGCGAGCTACCCGGCTATGCCCGCCGCGTGCCCCTGGCCGAGATCGCCAATGATGCCAACGACTTCAACCTCAACATCCCCCGCTACATCGACGCCGGTGAGGCGGAGGACCGGCACGACCTCTACGCCCACCTGAACGGCGGCACGCCTAAGCGCGACGTGGACGCGCTCGAGCCCTACTGGTCCGTGCTGCCCGGCCTGCGCCAGGCGCTGTTCCGCGACAACGGCCGGCCCGGCTACCTCGAACCCCGGGTCGACGCCCGCGAAGTCAAGGCCACGGTGCTGGGCCATGCCGCCTTCACGGCCTTCGCCGAGCGCGTGTCCGGCGTCACCGACGACTGGCAGGCGGCCCATCGCCCGGACCTTTACGCCCTGCAAGCGGGCGACAAGCCGCGCGACGTGATCCACGGCCTGTCCGAGGACCTGCTGCAACGCTTCACCGATGTGCCCCTGCTGGATCGCTACGCCGTCTACCAGCGCCTGATGGACTACTGGGCGGATGTCATGCAGGACGATGTCTACCTCATCGCCGCCGAGGGCTGGAGTGAGGCGGCCCGGCCCCGGGGTGTGATCGAGAACAAGGAGCGCAAGATCAAGGAAGAGCCCGACCTGACCGTCGGCAGCGGCAAGAAGGCGCAGAAATACAAGCTCGACCTGATCCCGCCCGCCTTGGTCATTGCCCGCTACTTCGCCGACGAACAGGCCCGGCTCGACACCCTCCAGGCCGAAGCCGAGACCGCGACCCGCGAGCTGGAGGAATTCATCGAGGAGCAGGACGGCGAGGAAGACCTCTTGAGCGAGGTCAAAAACGACAAGGGCAAGGTCACCAAGACCGAGATCCCCAAACGCCTCAAGGCCCTCAAGGGCGAGCCGGAGGCCGACGACGAAATCGCCGCCCTCAAGCAATGCAAGAAACTCATGGACAACGAGGCTAGCGCCAAAAAGGCCGTCAAGGACGCCCAGACCGAACTCGACCAGGCCGTACTGGCCCGCTACGCCGAATTCACCGAGGACGAGATCAAACAGCTCGCCGTGGACGACAAATGGCTGGCCGACATCCGCGCCGCCATTGAATCGGAAGTCGAGCGCATCACCAACCAGCTCGCCGGCCGCGTGCGCGAGCTGGAAGAACGCTACGCAGAACCCCTGCCGGACATCGAGCGCGAGGTGGAAGCACTGGCCGCCAAAGTCACCGGCCACCTGGAAAAGATGGGGGTGCGCGTCGATGGCTGA